One Spinacia oleracea cultivar Varoflay chromosome 4, BTI_SOV_V1, whole genome shotgun sequence DNA segment encodes these proteins:
- the LOC130472113 gene encoding uncharacterized protein codes for MNTTEKLEEGYSTQRPPMFSGKYYSYWRNRMEIFIKAENYQVWRVIEVGDFQVTKLNTSGETVPKPIAEFDKADYEKLELNAMAVKILHCGLGPNEHNRVMGCKNAKQIWDLLQVTHEGTNEVKRSKIDLLMHQYELFTMKPSETIQDMITRFTNIINELNSLGKIITPEEQVRKVLRSLPQDPWMAKVTALQETKDFTKFNLEQLAGSLLTHELQLNARPSENNKNRALALKTENDENSEEDEETALFARRFRRMFRNYKDGDHRGKPNRKFSKTDTGCHKCGNLEHRIRECPLWDQERGKGKEKTRDRFKDNRNSFSKTDVRKAMIAAWGDTSSDEEQEQPNEETAHLCLVAEHEEDGSDSESEKFQASLTQIKNKLESLSKLELFDLLSCLTSDYEDLLKEKLDSDKEHQTTIKELSNELEWTKITNIDIDKRFFNLFDQNLHIKEICEALRSENIWLKQELIDLEVAKTKNLYKEELERTQLELVKIHQEKTKLEDELARKTRHRIEGTPKWIEEARTKRTEGLGFNHKKRQPKKTRVDLYSDLICSFCGLIGHYRNSCPKNQRSLEKNIEHTRTKWVKKSDLIPSKEPKLCWVPKNSN; via the coding sequence ATGAACACAACTGAGAAACTCGAAGAGGGATACTCAACACAACGACCTCCAATGTTTAGTGGCAAATACTATTCATACTGGAgaaacaggatggagatctTTATCAAAGCTGAGAACTATCAAGTATGGAGAgtcattgaagttggagacttccaaGTCACCAAGCTAAACACCTCTGGTGAAACCGTTCCTAAACCGATTGCTGAATTTGACAAAGCCGACTATGAAAAGCTCGAGcttaatgccatggctgtcaaaattctTCACTGTGGACTAGGTCCTAATGAGCACAATAGAGTAATGGGATGCAAGAATGCGAAGCAAATATGGGATCTGCTCCAAGTCACTcatgaaggaacaaatgaaGTCAAAAGATCAAAGATTGATCTTTTAATGCACCAATATGAATTGTTCACCATGAAACCTTCTGAAACAATTCAAGACATGATCACCCGCTTCACTAACATCATCAATGAATTGAACTCTCTTGGCAAAATCATAACCCCTGAGGAACAAGTTAGAAAAGTTCTAAGAAGTCTTCCACAAGACCCCTGGATGGCCAAGGTAACTGCCCTTCAGGAAACCAAAGACTTCACCAAGTTTAACCTGGAACAACTAGCTGGATCCCTCCTGACTCATGAACTGCAACTAAATGCACGACCTTCAGAGAATAACAAAAATAGGGCTCTTGCtctaaaaactgaaaatgatGAAAACTCTGAAGAGGATGAGGAAACAGCTCTATTTGCTAGAAGATTCAGAAGAATGTTCAGGAACTATAAAGATGGAGATCACCGAGGGAAACCTAACCGGAAATTCTCCAAAACTGATACTGGATGCCATAAGTGTGGAAACTTGGAACATCGCATTAGGGAATGCCCTCTCTGGGATCAAGAAcgaggaaaaggaaaggaaaaaaccAGAGACAGATTCAAAGATAACAGGAACTCATTCTCCAAAACTGACGTGAGAAAGGCCATGATTGCTGCATGGGGAGACACTTCTTCGGATGAGGAACAGGAacaacccaacgaagaaacagctCACCTATGCCTTGTAGCTGAACATGAAGAAGATGGATCCGACTCAGAATCTGAAAAATTCCAGGCAAGTCTCactcaaattaaaaataaacttgAATCTCTTTCCAAATTAGAATTGTTTGATCTACTTTCCTGTCTCACTAGTGATTATGAGGATCTACTGAAAGAAAAGTTAGACTCTGATAAAGAACACCAGACCACCATAAAAGAACTTAGTAATGAGCTAGAATGGACAAAAATTACTAACATAGATATAGACAAACGGTTCTTTAACCTCTTTGATCAGAACCTCCACATAAAAGAAATCTGTGAAGCCTTACGAAGTGAAAACATCTGGCTAAAACAAGAACTAATTGATCTAGAAGTGGCCAAGACTAAAAACCTTTACAAAGAAGAACTAGAAAGAACTCAACTGGAACTAGTTAAGATTCACCAAGAAAAGACCAAACTAGAAGATGAACTAGCTAGAAAGACTAGACACAGAATAGAAGGAACACCTAAATGGATAGAAGAAGCTAGAACCAAACGCACAGAAGGACTAGGTTTCAACCATAAGAAACGTCAACCTAAAAAGACTAGAGTAGATCTCTATAGTGACCTAATATGCTCCTTCTGTGGCCTAATTGGTCACTACAGAAACTCTTGTCCCAAAAACCAACGAAGCTTGGAAAAGAACATAGAACACACCAGAACTAaatgggtaaagaaaagcgATTTGATTCCAAGCAAGGAACCCAAGCTATGCTGGGTTCCTAAAAACTCTAACTAA